The Tolypothrix sp. NIES-4075 genome has a segment encoding these proteins:
- a CDS encoding DUF6544 family protein produces MFTKIFLSIGASLAIALLILVILRIRNEQEVNRIWRLCFAHATRTLEAAPTENRFTKDMVAELPAPVQRYFLHSIALLTPLASSVSLKMSGSFRMAQDKPWIPMQATEILSTKGFIWKARIGSGLFQMIGSDRATVKQLQIA; encoded by the coding sequence ATGTTTACCAAAATTTTCTTGAGCATTGGTGCATCGCTAGCGATCGCTTTACTGATTCTAGTCATTTTAAGAATTAGGAACGAACAAGAAGTTAATAGAATTTGGCGATTGTGCTTCGCACACGCTACGCGAACGCTTGAAGCAGCCCCGACAGAAAATCGTTTTACTAAAGACATGGTTGCAGAATTACCTGCTCCTGTACAACGCTACTTTTTGCATAGCATTGCACTCTTGACTCCTCTTGCTTCCTCTGTCAGCTTGAAAATGAGCGGCAGTTTTAGGATGGCGCAGGATAAACCGTGGATACCGATGCAAGCTACAGAAATTCTCTCAACAAAAGGATTTATTTGGAAAGCAAGGATTGGTAGTGGTTTGTTCCAAATGATCGGCAGCGATCGCGCAACAGTTAAGCAACTCCAAATCGCCTAG
- a CDS encoding tyrosine-type recombinase/integrase, with amino-acid sequence MKINGEGQASVLSNDDYAKIRKQIKSKKYKLLLDIAWYTGERWGALVQLKVDDCYNPDGSPRDCINFRGSTRKATPDGKRTTRQVPVHQVLLESLLAYKHDSTSPWMFGDRTGDKPITLRWADMILRAAVEKAGLAAKGISTHSTRRTFITKLHRNGTDLYTIKKITGHKDFKALERYVEIDSDRVKGAIAAL; translated from the coding sequence ATGAAAATTAATGGCGAGGGACAAGCTTCTGTTTTGTCAAACGATGACTATGCCAAAATTCGCAAACAAATCAAAAGCAAGAAATACAAATTGCTTTTGGACATTGCTTGGTATACCGGCGAGCGCTGGGGTGCTTTGGTGCAGTTGAAAGTTGATGATTGCTACAACCCAGACGGCAGTCCCAGAGATTGTATCAACTTTCGAGGCAGCACCCGAAAAGCGACGCCGGACGGAAAGCGAACGACGCGCCAAGTACCAGTGCATCAAGTACTTTTAGAGTCGTTACTCGCTTACAAGCATGATTCTACATCTCCTTGGATGTTTGGCGATCGCACCGGAGATAAACCAATAACCCTACGCTGGGCTGACATGATTCTCCGGGCGGCGGTTGAAAAAGCCGGTCTTGCGGCTAAGGGCATCAGCACGCACAGCACCCGCCGGACGTTTATCACGAAACTGCACCGCAACGGGACAGACCTTTACACCATCAAGAAAATTACTGGGCACAAGGATTTTAAGGCTTTAGAGCGTTATGTGGAAATTGATAGCGATCGCGTTAAGGGGGCTATAGCCGCGTTATGA